The Chlamydia poikilotherma DNA segment GTATCCAGAAATCAATCCGCGTAGATTGGGTATTGCAGGTTTCTCCCTGGGCTGCCACACAGCATTTCATTTAGCAAGTTTTTATAGGCCTAATCAGTTTCAGATTCGCGCCATAAGTATTTGGGCACCGGTTGCAGATGGAGCTATTCTATTTAAAGAAATGTATGAAGCTGTAAAAAACAACACAAATATCGTGGATAATCTTGGAAAAGATTTCGGATTTGGCCCAGCTCCCCTATTAGTGTGTGAAGAGGATGTAAAAGATTTTCTTTCTCTTCAAGATCATATTGTTTTAAATTCTCTACCCGTGAGAATACCTATTTTACATTTACAAGGTCTTGAGGATAATTTAGTCTCATTAACTCAACGGGATTTATTTAAAAATACCGCTCCGGGAAATACAGAATTTAAAACCTATGAAAATACCGACCATAATCTGGGCTCATCTCCACATTTGGCAGTTATTATCAACGACATTGTCGAATATTTCCAATCTATTTTGTAAACGTATATGATTTAGTGTGCGTATCTAAAAATACCTCTAGGGAAGAAACAGATTAACAAGCTCTTTCTTCATCATTACCTTCTTGATTCATCTGATCCTTTTCCCTATACTAGGTTTATTCGTTTCTTCTACTTATAGAGATCGATATGACAGATGTATTAGTCATAGGTGCAAACCCCACGGGTCTCATTTTAGCAAACATGCTGATTCAGCATGGTATTCTTGCAAAAGTTATAGACCATCGAGATTCTCCAGAGGATCCCGGTTTTATAGACTGTAGGGAATTGCCTGTTGTTTTGTCCTGCTCTTCTCTAGAACTTTTAGATAACGCAGGCCTATTGGATAATCTTATAGAAAAGGGTCATAAACTCTTTGGTGCTCGTTATCACTGGAAGAAACGTACTGTCTTGTTTAAATTTAACCAAGCATCGGAATCCCGCTTCCCCTTTGCTTTGTCGACCTCTTATCAAGAACTAACCAGGCACCTTATCCATAAGTTTGAAGAACAAGGTGGAGCTATACATTGGGGCACACGTCCTGTTACTTTGGTAGACAATAGCATCTTTATTGAAAGTACTAAGACATCACAAAATTTCGAGAATCGAGAAATTTATAACCCTAAATGGGTAATTGCTGCTGATCCTGACGCTGATCCTGATATTCGAGATCTCTTTAAAACCCAGTTAAAACTACGCAAACAAGCAAAAGAAATTCTTTTTGTTCACTGTGATGAAGGTGAACCTTTTGAAGAAAGCCATATTCATCTTGTTCCTAGCTCAAAAAGTTTCTTAAATTTTGTCTTTTATAATCATGAGAAGGGATCCAAGCAGCTTTGCTTAACCAACACTCCCTATCCCCTATCAGTTAAACACAAGCAAAAGCTTCTCTATAATTATAATCTTGCTGTTGCGGATGAACATTATCATGTAAAATCTGTTTTCCATCAGTACCCTACGGACTACAGCAATTTCCTGTTTGTTGGGAACCTAGCCAATAACTTGAATTTCTCTTATCTTACGGGAATAAATTCAAATATCCATGCTGCCTTTAACTTAACATGGAAGCTTATTCCTGTTGTAAAAAAAGCTGCCTCAAAATACCTCATAACAGCTAAAGAAAATGAAAGTGGAAATATTCTTCCCCATCTTAGTGAGAAAAGACAGAGACGCGCTAAAAATTTATTGTTTTCCAATCTTTATGCACCAGCCCTTATGTATTATTTCTTAAAGGGTTGTCGTCAACTAGATGTTTCTGGAGGGGAGTATTATTATCCTCCACACAAGGCATTGAAATATCAAAATAGTGATATTATTAAAATGTCTTCTCAAGATAAAGAGGTTCTTGGACCCGGTCCTGGAATGCGTGCTATTAACGCTCAGCTTGAAAACGGGAGTTATCTATTAGATGGTTTGAAGAGCACTAAGCATCTTCTGATCTTCTTTAAAGAACGTAATGACCTAGAACAGGCTCTCAAAGAAGAGTACGGGGAGTGGTTAGAGGTAATTGTTACCAAAGATCAAAAAATTTCCAATCTTTATCATGCAAATCCGGATTCATTATTTATTATCCGTCCCGATTGCTATATCGGTTATAGAACACATAAGTTCAAATTACACGAGCTTATTTCCTATCTATTGCGGATATTTGCCGCTGAGAAACTAGATTAAGAGAATACTGTATCTGAAAATTTCTGGCTTTCCAGATACAGTAAACTCCCCTTTCTCTACCTAATTGTCAATCTCATCTGAGAATAATCTATCTCGAAGTGTAGCTTTCTCTTGAACTAGTTGCTGTTTTCTTATCTGCAAATCTTGAAGTACCTGCGATAAATTTCGTAGTTCACCCTCCCAGGCTGCACGATTTTGAGCAAACATCTTATCCTTCTCTTCAACGACACTGGAAACTTTAATAAACTGCTTCTGCGTTTCTTTAACATCCTGTATCTTTTGTGTAGTCAGTAGAGCTTGAACTTTAAAATTCTTTATTACGCGCATTAAAATGTACTTAGGAAGCTTCACTAGTTTTCCATACAGATCGGGCAGATTCTCTTGATTATCAGAAGAACTGGAGCTGTCACAAGCTCGAATAACCTCTAACACATTAGAAATCAGATTTTTATTCTCTGTCTTCTCGACCTTCTTATTTATCCACTTGTGCATTCGTTTGATTGCTAAAGAACATAGATAATGGCGACCCAAAGTGATATTGATTCCAACGATCTCCTGAAGAGATTGTTTCTCTCTCATCATTTGTGCGCTTTTAATAAAGTTCTCATCTCCTAACAATGTTCCGTAAGCTAATGGAGATACCTGCCTTTCTAGATCTAAGTAAGAAGAAAGAAGTCTTTTGGCCTTCTTATACTCTTCGGAAGAAATCTCATCTCCAGAATCTATCTTCAATTTGAGAAGTTTAAGCTCTTTCAAAGCATCTTGAGCCATGGAACTTCCTTTCCCATGGATAGTAGAGGAAGAAAATTCTAAGAATGGAGAGATATAATTCACACCTAAGAAATCCAATACTCTCTTACGCACCTCGAGTTCTTGCTCACCAACTATGGATCTTTCAGAGATAAAATGTGGTCGTTGCGATCCTGCATCTTCACCAGATAGTGAAGCTGCCCTAGCAAGCTCAAGGCGAGAAAGCCGGTCTCTACGTGTTTGATCTAACCTTACATCGTTATTTCCTAAACATGCAGACACCTCTAACGCATCTCGGAGATCTTGAAGATTTCCTCTATCAGCGGCTTCTTTAACTACATTATCAAACTCTCGCTTGGCCTCTTGCACATCATTAGGGCTGGTGTTTGGATTGTGAATTTTAAACATTAACTGAGTAAGAAGATCAAGCTTGGCCTTAA contains these protein-coding regions:
- a CDS encoding alpha/beta hydrolase; protein product: MRKLSAFISLFFIIANASYAEPIKIPGFPEIPDTLLIINKTKTPKNEICRAINIQSGEHNLVGTLHLPTTPMPEDGYPTVILFHGFRGNTVGGLTGSYRKIARSLAQAGIASVRFDMAGCGNSEGIATEVPIKTYLRNGEDILYTVTQYPEINPRRLGIAGFSLGCHTAFHLASFYRPNQFQIRAISIWAPVADGAILFKEMYEAVKNNTNIVDNLGKDFGFGPAPLLVCEEDVKDFLSLQDHIVLNSLPVRIPILHLQGLEDNLVSLTQRDLFKNTAPGNTEFKTYENTDHNLGSSPHLAVIINDIVEYFQSIL
- a CDS encoding FAD-dependent oxidoreductase, encoding MTDVLVIGANPTGLILANMLIQHGILAKVIDHRDSPEDPGFIDCRELPVVLSCSSLELLDNAGLLDNLIEKGHKLFGARYHWKKRTVLFKFNQASESRFPFALSTSYQELTRHLIHKFEEQGGAIHWGTRPVTLVDNSIFIESTKTSQNFENREIYNPKWVIAADPDADPDIRDLFKTQLKLRKQAKEILFVHCDEGEPFEESHIHLVPSSKSFLNFVFYNHEKGSKQLCLTNTPYPLSVKHKQKLLYNYNLAVADEHYHVKSVFHQYPTDYSNFLFVGNLANNLNFSYLTGINSNIHAAFNLTWKLIPVVKKAASKYLITAKENESGNILPHLSEKRQRRAKNLLFSNLYAPALMYYFLKGCRQLDVSGGEYYYPPHKALKYQNSDIIKMSSQDKEVLGPGPGMRAINAQLENGSYLLDGLKSTKHLLIFFKERNDLEQALKEEYGEWLEVIVTKDQKISNLYHANPDSLFIIRPDCYIGYRTHKFKLHELISYLLRIFAAEKLD